A portion of the Lolium rigidum isolate FL_2022 chromosome 1, APGP_CSIRO_Lrig_0.1, whole genome shotgun sequence genome contains these proteins:
- the LOC124667837 gene encoding scarecrow-like protein 22 — MITTGSTMSCTLDNAAGKRLHGKSPEPTSVLYNRSPSPPTSSSHSHSEPPPISAEDWEAVLLSGGSDMAAPAPAAHSTQDSSFLRWIMDAGYADGDGDAFGFKGPAFFDPNFLSPLPPPPMPQLQQHGEEVFSLPQLPQQLPVPPHPLPVPQEPDLEPQAAVDELLEAARRADAGDSTGAREILARLNQRLPSPPAPPGHPPLLRAAALLRDALLQRLPPAAVPSAPVRSPLDVALKLAAHKALADASPTVQFAGFTSTQAFLDALGAGARRVHVVDFDVGFGGHWPPLMQELAHQWRRSTTPTPAPALKLTALVSPGSRHPLELHLTQESLTRFAAELGIAFEFTAVAFDPFSPSPPLTGFSSDEAVAVHVTVGTDALALAPASLRVIKQLRPAVVVCVDHGCDRADLPLPNHALNVLRSCAALVESLDTAGASLDVVAKVEQFILRPRVDRLITGGDKLPPWRSMFASTGFTPLQLSNATEAQAECLLRRSTNHGFHVEKRQAALALWWQRSELVSVSAWRC; from the coding sequence ATGATCACCACCGGCTCCACCATGTCCTGCACCCTCGACAACGCCGCCGGCAAGCGCCTCCACGGCAAGTCGCCGGAGCCTACCTCCGTGCTCTACAACCGGAGCCCCAGCCCGCCAACCTCCTCCTCACACTCCCACTCCGAGCCGCCCCCCATCAGCGCAGAAGACTGGGAGGCCGTGCTGCTCTCCGGCGGCTCCGACATGGCCGCGCCGGCTCCCGCCGCCCACAGTACCCAGGACAGCTCCTTCCTCCGCTGGATCATGGACGCCGGGTACGCCGACGGCGACGGGGACGCCTTCGGCTTCAAAGGCCCCGCCTTTTTCGACCCCAATTTCCTctctcccctgccgccgccgccgatgccgcaGCTCCAGCAGCACGGGGAGGAGGTCTTCTCGCTGCCGCAGCTCCCACAGCAGCTCCCCGTCCCGCCACACCCGCTCCCCGTCCCGCAAGAACCAGATCTCGAGCCCCAGGCAGCGGTGGACGAGCTCCTCGAGGCGGCGCGCCGCGCCGACGCGGGGGACTCCACTGGCGCACGCGAGATATTGGCGCGGCTCAATCAACGGCtcccctcgccgcccgcgccgccggggCACCCTCCCCTCCTCCGCGCCGCGGCCCTCCTCCGCGACGCGCTCCTGCAGCGcctgccgcccgccgccgtcccgtCCGCCCCCGTCCGCTCGCCGCTCGACGTCGCGCTCAAGCTCGCGGCGCACAAGGCGCTGGCGGACGCGTCCCCGACCGTGCAGTTCGCCGGCTTCACGTCCACGCAGGCCTTCCTCGACGCGCTCGGCGCCGGCGCGCGCCGGGTCCACGTCGTCGACTTCGACGTCGGGTTCGGTGGCCACTGGCCGCCGCTCATGCAGGAGCTCGCGCACCAGTGGCGCCGCTCCACCACACCAACACCAGCACCAGCCCTCAAGCTCACCGCATTGGTCTCGCCTGGCTCAAGACACCCGCTGGAGCTCCACCTGACCCAGGAGAGCCTGACGCGCTTCGCGGCCGAGCTGGGCATCGCGTTCGAGTTCACCGCCGTCGCGTTCGACCCCTTCAGCCCTTCGCCGCCGCTCACGGGCTTCTCctccgacgaggccgtcgccgtgcacgtcacggtcgGCACAGACGCCTTGGCGCTCGCGCCGGCGTCTCTCCGTGTCATCAAGCAGCTCCGGCCCGCGGTGGTCGTGTGCGTCGACCACGGATGCGACCGCGCCGACCTGCCGCTCCCGAATCACGCCCTCAACGTCTTGCGGTCTTGCGCCGCACTTGTCGAGTCGCTGGACACTGCCGGCGCGTCGCTGGACGTGGTGGCCAAGGTCGAGCAGTTCATCCTCCGGCCTAGAGTGGACCGCCTGATCACCGGCGGCGACAAGCTGCCTCCATGGCGGTCCATGTTTGCATCCACTGGGTTCACGCCGCTGCAGCTCAGCAATGCGACGGAGGCGCAGGCCGAGTGCCTGCTCAGGCGCAGCACCAACCACGGCTTCCACGTCGAGAAGCGCCAGGCGGCGCTTGCGCTCTGGTGGCAGCGGTCGGAGCTAGTGTCCGTCTCTGCGTGGCGGTGCTGA
- the LOC124667826 gene encoding 50S ribosomal protein L9: MAAARAALLRRHGLAAAAANPVLFSAHGLRYRKLEVILTKTIDKLGKAGETVKVAPGHFRNHLMPKLLAVPNIDKFAILMREQPKIYQHEEEVVVKEVTKEDDDARQAEEKLKGYQAAAKRLDNALLVLRRFISEGNELRTPVTKDEIVSEVARQLNINIHPDNLHLVSPLSSLGEFELPLRLPRDIPRPEGKLQWTLNVKIRRP, from the exons ATggccgccgctcgcgccgccctcctccgccgccacggcctcgccgccgccgccgccaaccccgTCCTCTTCTCCGCTCACGGCCTCCGGTaccgcaagctcgaggtcatccTCACCAAG ACGATCGATAAGCTGGGGAAAGCAGGGGAGACGGTGAAGGTGGCGCCGGGGCACTTCCGCAACCACCTCATGCCCAAGTTGCTCGCCGTCCCCAACATCGACAAGTTCGCCATACTCATGCGTGAGCAGCCCAAG ATTTACCAACATGAAGAGGAGGTGGTTGTCAAAGAAGTCACCAAGGAAGATGATGATGCTCGG CAAGCAGAAGAGAAACTGAAGGGGTATCAAGCAGCAGCAAAACGTCTTGATAATGCTCTTTTG GTGTTGAGGCGGTTCATTTCCGAGGGGAATGAGTTGCGCACTCCTGTAACAAAGGATGAAATTGTTTCAGAG GTGGCAAGGCAACTCAATATCAACATCCACCCAGACAATTTGCACCTGGTGTCACCATTGTCGTCTCTCGGAGAATTCGAGCTGCCCCTTCGCTTACCGAGGGATATACCACGCCCGGAAGGCAAGCTCCAATGGACTCTCAATGTCAAGATCAGGAGACCCTAG
- the LOC124684960 gene encoding dihydrolipoyllysine-residue acetyltransferase component 3 of pyruvate dehydrogenase complex, mitochondrial-like isoform X1, giving the protein MALLLRHSRKLQRVHGVLDYERGSIARHFSASACSTAVKEDGISSSSVHGDYGKKVGSSSIFQERLSGKGPGTSKVSPREARGSYISKRMQISATGANSLFSCGHVVSARQFSSGADLPAHEEIGMPSLSPTMTEGNIARWVKKEGDKVSPGEVLCEVETDKATVEMECMEEGYLAKIVCGDGAKEIKVGEVICITVEEEGDIEKFKDYKASSSASAAPPAESKPQSEAPEPKEEKKELSKAPEPKATKTEESGDRLFSSPVARKLAEDNNVPLSSLKGTGPDGRILKADIEDYLSSAAKDTKNEASAAPGLGYVDLPNTQIRKVTANRLLQSKQTIPHYYLTVESRVDKLIKLRSELNPLQDASGGKKISINDLVIKAAALALRKVPACNSSWMNDFIRQYHNVNINVAVQTEHGLFVPVVRDADKKGLATIADEVKQLAQRARDNSLKPSEYEGGTFTVSNLGGPFGIKQFCAIVNPPQSAILAIGSAEKRVIPGAEGQFEVGSFMSATLSCDHRVIDGAIGAEWLKAFKGYIENPTTMLL; this is encoded by the exons TTGCAAAGAGTGCACGGTGTCCTGGATTACGAGCGTGGGAGCATCGCTAGGCACTTCTCTGCTAGTGCCTGCTCCACTGCTGTGAAGGAAGACG GTATCTCAAGTTCTAGTGTTCATGGGGACTATGGGAAAAAAGTTGGAAGCTCGAGCATTTTCCAAGAGAGGTTGTCTGGAAAAGGGCCCGGTACCTCTAAG GTATCTCCACGAGAGGCAAGAGGAAGCTACATCTCGAAGAGAATGCAAATTTCTGCTACTGGGGCCAATAGTTTGTTCTCATG TGGGCATGTAGTTTCGGCTAGGCAGTTTTCGAGTGGTGCAG ATTTGCCAGCGCATGAAGAAATCGGGATGCCTTCTCTGTCACCTACTATGACTGAG GGAAATATTGCAAGGTGGGTGAAGAAGGAAGGAGACAAAGTTTCACCTGGTGAAGTTCTTTGCGAAGTGGAAACC GATAAAGCTACTGTGGAGATGGAATGCATGGAGGAAGGCTATCTTGCTAAGATTGTTTGTGGAGATGGCGCAAAAGAGATCAAAGTTGGCGAG GTTATTTGCATAACTGTGGAAGAGGAGGGGGACATTGAGAAATTTAAGGACTACAAGGCTTCATCTTCTGCTTCAGCTGCACCTCCAGCTGAATCAAAACCCCAATCTGAGGCCCCAGAACCAAAAGAGGAGAAGAAAGAGCTGTCCAAGGCTCCCGAGCCAAAGGCTACAAAGACTGAAGAGTCAGGGGATCGCTTATTCTCCAGTCCTGTTGCCAGAAAGTTGGCAGAAGACAACAAC GTACCGCTTTCAAGCTTAAAAGGTACTGGTCCAGATGGGCGTATTTTGAAGGCAGACATTGAGGATTACTTGT CCTCTGCCGCCAAGGATACGAAGAATGAAGCTTCAGCAGCTCCAGGACTAGGCTATGTGGATCTTCCAAATACACAAATAAGGAAG GTTACTGCAAACCGCTTGCTGCAATCTAAGCAGACCATCCCTCACTACTATCTGACAGTTGAAAGTCGAGTTGACAAACTTATTAA ATTGCGGAGCGAGTTGAACCCTCTGCAGGATGCCTCTGGTGGGAAGAAGATATCTATAAACGACCTTGTTATTAAG GCTGCAGCATTGGCTCTTCGTAAGGTTCCCGCGTGTAACAGTTCCTGGATGAACGATTTTATTCGCCA GTATCACAATGTGAACATTAATGTTGCTGTACAAACCGAGCATGGTTTGTTTGTTCCAGTAGTTAGG GACGCAGACAAGAAAGGCTTGGCTACTATTGCCGATGAGGTGAAGCAGTTGGCTCAAAGAGCAAGGGATAACAGTCTAAAACCATCAGAATACGAG GGTGGCACTTTCACCGTCTCAAATTTGGGAGGCCCTTTCGGCATTAAGCAATTCTGTGCCATCGTAAATCCTCCCCAATCAGCAATTTTGGCGATTGGCTCTG CTGAGAAGAGGGTGATCCCTGGAGCTGAGGGTCAGTTCGAAGTCGGTTCCTTCATGTCAGCCACGCTAAGCTGTGACCACCGGGTCATTGATG GCGCCATCGGTGCGGAATGGCTGAAGGCATTCAAGGGCTACATCGAGAACCCGACAACCATGCTGCTGTAG
- the LOC124684960 gene encoding dihydrolipoyllysine-residue acetyltransferase component 3 of pyruvate dehydrogenase complex, mitochondrial-like isoform X2 yields MALLLRHSRKLQRVHGVLDYERGSIARHFSASACSTAVKEDGISSSSVHGDYGKKVGSSSIFQERLSGKGPGTSKVSPREARGSYISKRMQISATGANSLFSCGHVVSARQFSSGADLPAHEEIGMPSLSPTMTEGNIARWVKKEGDKVSPGEVLCEVETDKATVEMECMEEGYLAKIVCGDGAKEIKVGEVICITVEEEGDIEKFKDYKASSSASAAPPAESKPQSEAPEPKEEKKELSKAPEPKATKTEESGDRLFSSPVARKLAEDNNVPLSSLKASAAKDTKNEASAAPGLGYVDLPNTQIRKVTANRLLQSKQTIPHYYLTVESRVDKLIKLRSELNPLQDASGGKKISINDLVIKAAALALRKVPACNSSWMNDFIRQYHNVNINVAVQTEHGLFVPVVRDADKKGLATIADEVKQLAQRARDNSLKPSEYEGGTFTVSNLGGPFGIKQFCAIVNPPQSAILAIGSAEKRVIPGAEGQFEVGSFMSATLSCDHRVIDGAIGAEWLKAFKGYIENPTTMLL; encoded by the exons TTGCAAAGAGTGCACGGTGTCCTGGATTACGAGCGTGGGAGCATCGCTAGGCACTTCTCTGCTAGTGCCTGCTCCACTGCTGTGAAGGAAGACG GTATCTCAAGTTCTAGTGTTCATGGGGACTATGGGAAAAAAGTTGGAAGCTCGAGCATTTTCCAAGAGAGGTTGTCTGGAAAAGGGCCCGGTACCTCTAAG GTATCTCCACGAGAGGCAAGAGGAAGCTACATCTCGAAGAGAATGCAAATTTCTGCTACTGGGGCCAATAGTTTGTTCTCATG TGGGCATGTAGTTTCGGCTAGGCAGTTTTCGAGTGGTGCAG ATTTGCCAGCGCATGAAGAAATCGGGATGCCTTCTCTGTCACCTACTATGACTGAG GGAAATATTGCAAGGTGGGTGAAGAAGGAAGGAGACAAAGTTTCACCTGGTGAAGTTCTTTGCGAAGTGGAAACC GATAAAGCTACTGTGGAGATGGAATGCATGGAGGAAGGCTATCTTGCTAAGATTGTTTGTGGAGATGGCGCAAAAGAGATCAAAGTTGGCGAG GTTATTTGCATAACTGTGGAAGAGGAGGGGGACATTGAGAAATTTAAGGACTACAAGGCTTCATCTTCTGCTTCAGCTGCACCTCCAGCTGAATCAAAACCCCAATCTGAGGCCCCAGAACCAAAAGAGGAGAAGAAAGAGCTGTCCAAGGCTCCCGAGCCAAAGGCTACAAAGACTGAAGAGTCAGGGGATCGCTTATTCTCCAGTCCTGTTGCCAGAAAGTTGGCAGAAGACAACAAC GTACCGCTTTCAAGCTTAAAAG CCTCTGCCGCCAAGGATACGAAGAATGAAGCTTCAGCAGCTCCAGGACTAGGCTATGTGGATCTTCCAAATACACAAATAAGGAAG GTTACTGCAAACCGCTTGCTGCAATCTAAGCAGACCATCCCTCACTACTATCTGACAGTTGAAAGTCGAGTTGACAAACTTATTAA ATTGCGGAGCGAGTTGAACCCTCTGCAGGATGCCTCTGGTGGGAAGAAGATATCTATAAACGACCTTGTTATTAAG GCTGCAGCATTGGCTCTTCGTAAGGTTCCCGCGTGTAACAGTTCCTGGATGAACGATTTTATTCGCCA GTATCACAATGTGAACATTAATGTTGCTGTACAAACCGAGCATGGTTTGTTTGTTCCAGTAGTTAGG GACGCAGACAAGAAAGGCTTGGCTACTATTGCCGATGAGGTGAAGCAGTTGGCTCAAAGAGCAAGGGATAACAGTCTAAAACCATCAGAATACGAG GGTGGCACTTTCACCGTCTCAAATTTGGGAGGCCCTTTCGGCATTAAGCAATTCTGTGCCATCGTAAATCCTCCCCAATCAGCAATTTTGGCGATTGGCTCTG CTGAGAAGAGGGTGATCCCTGGAGCTGAGGGTCAGTTCGAAGTCGGTTCCTTCATGTCAGCCACGCTAAGCTGTGACCACCGGGTCATTGATG GCGCCATCGGTGCGGAATGGCTGAAGGCATTCAAGGGCTACATCGAGAACCCGACAACCATGCTGCTGTAG